The Amycolatopsis sp. 195334CR genome includes a window with the following:
- a CDS encoding carbohydrate ABC transporter permease, translating into MPAGARRLSADRLAPYVLVAPAVLVLVVLRVYPLGLGVNFSFTGDGERDGTAVGLDNYATLFGDPLFLGALRNVLLLILLLPVAVAIPGLLATFIYLRVPGHRVFRGVYFFPAVLSPVIAGAIFNLLLAFDGPANAVLGAVGLGPVDWLGDPDVALFAVVGVYVWATFGMALVVFLAGFSTLDSSLLDAARIDGAALPRLIWHVIVPGLSRTIQFVFVTTMIGLLTSMFGLLYVMTGGGPGGATYLPEYYIWIQQGQLDRPALASAASTVLFLVMVAAGLLQISLLRRSGGEG; encoded by the coding sequence GTGCCGGCCGGTGCCCGCCGCCTGAGCGCGGATCGCCTCGCGCCGTACGTGCTGGTGGCCCCGGCCGTGCTGGTCCTCGTCGTGCTGCGGGTGTACCCGCTGGGCCTCGGCGTCAACTTCTCCTTCACCGGGGACGGGGAACGCGACGGAACGGCCGTCGGGCTGGACAACTACGCGACCCTGTTCGGCGACCCGCTGTTCCTCGGCGCGCTGCGGAACGTGCTGCTGCTGATCCTCCTGCTCCCGGTGGCGGTCGCGATCCCCGGGCTGCTCGCGACGTTCATCTACCTGCGGGTGCCGGGACACCGCGTGTTCCGCGGGGTCTACTTCTTCCCCGCCGTGCTGTCCCCGGTGATCGCCGGGGCGATCTTCAACCTGCTGCTGGCCTTCGACGGCCCGGCCAACGCCGTGCTCGGTGCCGTCGGCCTCGGCCCGGTCGACTGGCTCGGTGATCCGGACGTGGCCCTCTTCGCGGTGGTCGGCGTGTACGTCTGGGCGACCTTCGGCATGGCGCTGGTGGTGTTCCTCGCCGGTTTCTCCACTTTGGACTCGTCACTGCTCGACGCCGCGCGGATCGACGGCGCGGCACTGCCCCGGCTGATCTGGCACGTGATCGTGCCCGGCCTGTCCCGCACCATCCAGTTCGTCTTCGTGACCACCATGATCGGGCTGCTCACCTCGATGTTCGGCCTGCTCTACGTGATGACCGGCGGCGGCCCGGGCGGCGCCACCTACCTGCCGGAGTACTACATCTGGATCCAGCAGGGCCAGCTGGACCGCCCGGCGCTGGCCTCGGCGGCGTCCACCGTGCTCTTCCTCGTCATGGTGGCCGCGGGCCTGCTGCAGATCAGCCTGCTCCGCCGGTCGGGCGGGGAAGGCTGA
- a CDS encoding ABC transporter substrate-binding protein, which yields MKRPARWAVALLATLALAGCGSASGPESSSTGTGKLVVWDWKSGDPAAAAYLEKAKADFAGKHPGVTVEFVAQPFDQYYTLLGTAIQAGAGPDVVLFNGGGRIRDRVDALVPLDPYVAEDRNRLTGWDAFGANGKTYASPVTLQGHPIYFNKKLYREAGLDPDSPPATWNDLTARCATIKDRTGARCFALGNKEGAGIQFFLSGLGSGALTDQEYRDWIAGKRDWSSPNVKRIFELWTETDAAGLNTEGANSTAMFNDSFAKFQSGEAAHVIGLMSDVGHWQDFGEFLDPADLGVLRAPVITAGTAPSLPYDGGIGYAVTRWTADPARAADLVRSLTTKDALAAFHTGAGAIAADTSLDVSEAGPVVSEIVSGIAGGRPALHVALSSSTLDLMGRLSQQLLSGSVTVDDALAQLAASDRDG from the coding sequence GTGAAGCGTCCGGCACGGTGGGCGGTGGCGCTGCTGGCAACGCTGGCACTAGCGGGTTGCGGGAGCGCTTCGGGCCCCGAATCGTCCTCCACCGGAACGGGCAAGCTGGTGGTCTGGGACTGGAAGTCCGGTGATCCCGCCGCGGCCGCCTACCTCGAAAAGGCGAAGGCCGACTTCGCGGGCAAGCACCCCGGCGTCACCGTCGAGTTCGTGGCGCAGCCGTTCGACCAGTACTACACCCTGCTCGGCACCGCCATCCAGGCCGGTGCGGGGCCGGACGTGGTGTTGTTCAACGGTGGCGGCCGGATCCGCGACCGGGTGGACGCGCTCGTGCCGCTGGATCCCTACGTCGCCGAGGACCGGAACCGGCTGACGGGCTGGGACGCGTTCGGCGCGAACGGCAAGACCTACGCCTCACCGGTCACGCTGCAGGGTCATCCGATCTACTTCAACAAGAAGCTGTACCGGGAAGCGGGCCTCGACCCGGACAGCCCGCCCGCGACCTGGAACGACCTCACCGCCCGGTGCGCCACGATCAAGGACAGGACCGGCGCGCGCTGCTTCGCGCTCGGCAACAAGGAAGGCGCCGGAATCCAGTTCTTCCTCTCGGGCCTGGGTTCGGGCGCCCTCACCGACCAGGAGTACCGCGACTGGATCGCCGGGAAACGCGACTGGTCCTCGCCGAACGTGAAGCGGATCTTCGAGCTGTGGACCGAGACCGACGCCGCGGGGCTCAACACCGAAGGCGCCAACTCGACCGCGATGTTCAACGACTCCTTCGCGAAGTTCCAGTCCGGCGAGGCGGCCCACGTCATCGGGCTGATGTCGGATGTCGGGCACTGGCAGGACTTCGGCGAGTTCCTCGACCCCGCCGACCTCGGCGTGCTGCGGGCACCGGTGATCACCGCGGGCACGGCACCGAGCCTGCCCTACGACGGCGGCATCGGGTACGCGGTGACCAGGTGGACCGCCGATCCCGCGCGCGCCGCCGACCTCGTCCGCTCACTGACCACAAAGGACGCACTGGCGGCGTTCCACACCGGCGCCGGTGCGATCGCCGCGGACACCTCCCTCGACGTGTCGGAGGCGGGCCCGGTCGTCTCCGAGATCGTCTCCGGGATCGCCGGCGGCAGGCCCGCCCTGCACGTGGCCCTGTCCTCGTCGACCCTCGACCTGATGGGGCGGCTGTCCCAGCAACTGCTCAGCGGCTCGGTCACCGTCGACGACGCGCTGGCGCAGCTGGCCGCCTCGGACCGGGACGGCTGA